CTTGGGTGGTTCGGCGGCTTGTTGGCTGCCTTCGGTATGCGGGGCTCTCCCCTGGCAGAATCAGTATGGACTGCTGGCCTGAGTTCCTCTGAGACTGGAAGATGCTTTGCTCTGCTGTGCTCTTCTCTGAACAGGTGAAAGTCAACCCGACACCGATGTTGCTCTTCATGGTTCTGGAGGTGCCATCAGATGTGCCATCGAAGCACCTGCCCAGGGCAATTTCCTTGGCTATCCTCGGGTCTTGGTCAGTGACGGTGTAAATGCCGTAGTTGTGTCCCAGCGGGTCAAGAGGAGCCAGCATCGTGTACTCACTGGAGTCGTTATTTGTAGCCATGGGGAGGTGGTTGACCAGGTACTCGTGGAGCATGCTGTTGACGCTCTCTCGGCGACAGCTGCCTTGTGGGACCACTTTCACCAGCGTGCGGTCCACACGGTCTTGGTCAAAGAGCATGCCACTGCACTTGAACTCCAGGCAGGCTGCCGACACATTCGGCTGCTCGGAGTCACGAATGCTGCGGACATCCCTGATGCCGTAGAGCTTGCCGATGGTACGTGGGTGCGTCCCACCCATGTTACGAGATCTTACGTTCACCTCTTGCGGtccatttattttcactttaatgTAGCAGGCCCTGAATTCCATGGGCTTGGGCCACCATGCCAGGTAGTCATCAGTCCAGCTCATGAGGTCATCTTCGCTGAAGGGAACGGTGTTGTAGTCGTACCGGTCTCCCTCTATCCTGTAAAACCTGAAGTGAGCAGCGCTGTATGGAGCTTCCTCACATTCTCTTAGGTTTTCGTAGGCATAAATAGGGCCGTTGTTGTCTTCTGGAGAATTGGGGCTTGGCTTGGCCATGTTAATGCTGAATGCTGTTTTCTTAGTGTTGGAGTCCTCATGGTCTGTTCTCCTGTAGTTGAGTCTGTTGAGATATGGTTGTGGAACCCCAATAGCATTAGGGTTGAGTTTTGGAGCAGAGGGGACAGCTTCGAGCTCTTCACCCCCCATGCTTGCCAGAATATAAGCTGCATAGGCCTCAGGGTTTTGCTCGTCACAGAAAGCGGGCACGCAGGCGCCGTTAGGACCAGTGACCACACTGTCGAAACGGCCCCATGCTCTGGGGTTGGAGGAGAACCCTGGTTGTGGCTCCGTGTTTATAATGGAAATCACAACCCCTTGGATCTGCTCACTTGGCAGAAATCTCTCGCTTCTGTAGGCTCGGACTTTGACATAGCACCGTCTGCTCTCTGGGACGTCCAGGTTAAAAAGCCGCCTTTCTTTGATCTCCATGTTCCCAACCAAAAAAGTTCTCTCCTCCCTTTTGCGCCGTCTGTTTTTCTCAAGGTTGAAGTCCCCTTCTTCCTCCCATAATCCTGTCTCTGGGTTCAGGGACCAAAGCTTCATCTCTTGCAGGTGCTCTGGCATCTTGACCTGAGCAGCATCCAAATGAACCTTCACCTCTTCTGCATTAAGAGACTCGGTGCCCTGTTCGTCAGTGAAGTCCACAGAAAACATGCCGTACGTGCGGAGTGGAAAcacatctccttcctcatctacAAAGTTCAGGTCACTTTGTGTCACAGCGGCCGTTGAGATGTTTCTTGGGTCCAGAAATGTCACGCTGGCTTTCACTTTGCCTCTGTAGGATTCTCCATTTTTCCTATAAAATGCATTGGGAGGAATTTCTAATTCGGCAATTGGATCATCTTCCATTTCTCCCAAAGAAATCACATTGGTTTCAGTGGATTCCAGTGTAACAGGGGCTTTCTTTCTTAGTAGCTTGATCTCATGAAACACAGCACCTCCATTTTCCTTGAAGGGCAGAACTTTTGTTGTGTTCACAAACTTCTGCAGCCGATCGACGAAAGTTAGAACTAGTCTTTCTGTGTCTGCTGGCACGTGGATGGAGAAAGTTCCCTTGTAGCCAGTCATACTCACTCTCTTGTTTCCCATGTAGATGTGGCCAAACCTCAGTGGCTCACCATTATCTGCTGCTGTGGCTCTGCCTCGAACCGTTATTTTGGTCTCGGTGCATTTTTTGCAGCCACATTCTACAACAACTTTAGTGGGGAGCACGTAGCCATTGCAGGAGATGTCTCTGGTTTCCATCTTGGACACCCCGCAGCAGTAGGCAATGTTGTCCTTACACCGGAGTCCCTTATCCAGCTTCCCAGCACAGGTCTTTGCTGGGCACTTGCCCACGTCGTAGTAGAAGGAGTTTGTCTCTTTTTGGAAGCAGTCGTGAGGAAGTCGGATGAGGTGGCTTTGGGGTTGGGAGTTGCAGGCTGCCTCTTGTCTTCCTGTTGAATAGGATTTCTTAATGAGAAGCATAAAATAATTGTACACTCATCGCTATGTGGTCTGAAAACCTCAGAGCTAAACATTGCTTCCAGGAACTGAGGTTTTCACAGCCACAAACCAGAATTTTGGTTAGCTGAATTCATCTGGCCTCTGTTTCGTGAAGCAGGTGCTCAGCTTTCACTTGAGGTACCTGATTAAGAGCAGTTCTGTTTTCAGGAGCATCCCAGCTCTTGCTTACCCACCACTGCCATCCAACTCACCCTCAGTTAGGTGTTCTGCATCTGCCTGGCTTTATGGCTATGGACAGACAAAAATGTGtcctgaggtttaaaaaaaaaacccccaacaccctaaacaaacagaaatattcaCATGTCAGACAGCAAGTACAGTGAGAAATCTGCTGAAACCAGCAGATTGAGCTTGGCAGGTCACCTGCAATCCAGTGCTCCAGTTTGTATAGAGCATCTGGTTCATAACCAGCTCACACGAGCTTATCTGCTAACGGATGCATGAAATAAAcctcaaatatttttcctgtgacTTTTCTTTCCCATATGTATCACAGTTTCTGGTTTCTGCTCGCCACCACCTCCCCAGCTGCTTGGAGAGCATCGTGCACATTTTCTCTTACCTATGACAGCAAGCTTGGCTGACTGGGACTTTGCTGACCCCCCAGCGCTGCTGGCCTTGCAGAAATAGTCTCCAGACTGGTCTCTCTTCAGGTTCTTCAGAATCAGGttgtttttatatttgtataaGGAAGGATCCAGCAATGAGCCATTGTGGTACCTGCCAGGAACAGGCAGCCAGTTAAGGGGACAGAGGCTGACTGCCTAGCTGGAGCAGAGCAATCCTGCATCCTGCCATGTGGATTTTGCCAGACTTCTTGCCTCTGTTTCCCCCTTTGTAGTCTGGCTAGGTGGCATCACCTAAAAGTTACTCCCCTTCCCTTGGCAGTACTGAGATGTAGCTGCTGGGTgacgggcaggcaggcagagctgccagttGTGCCTGATGAGGTTTTTCAAACTTTTGTTTGTACTTTTTCCCAGTAAGTCCCTCTGCAGATGACATTACTGCACCCGACGAGACATGCCAGCTCTGCACATCTCGAGGAAACCAGTGTATCTAGCTGGTTTATAGCTAAAAAACCATCTTTTTGGAGATGGTATGGAGATAAAAATTGAATTTGAGGGACAGGTTAAGACTTCTGTCAGACCAAACTTAAGGTCCTTACCATAGGTATCGGTCAGGGGCCGGGCTCCCAAGGGCATCGCAGCAGAACGACACACTCTGTCCCACTCTTCTGGCTTTGTCCTCGGGGCTCCTGAAAATGTAGGGTTTgcctgtgggaggaggagaaggccaTCATGTTACTCTTTCCCCCCTAAAATCACCATTTATTTCTGATTACTATGTAAAGTCTCTtacattcccccccccctctttgGGGCTACCTGATCGTTGCAGCTGCACCTGGATCGCCAGGTTTCTTCGGTTGCTCTCAGGCACAGTGACAGTCGCTGTTGCATATTTGGCTTTCTTTATTTTAAGAGTGTTTTTGCCATCGGGACAAACCCCTGGGATCCTAAACATGCCTCTGTTATCAGCTGTTGTCAACAGCTTGAGATTCTTGGCTTGCAGGTAGACCCGGGCATCGGCAGCGGGTGACCCA
This sequence is a window from Athene noctua chromosome 13, bAthNoc1.hap1.1, whole genome shotgun sequence. Protein-coding genes within it:
- the CILP gene encoding cartilage intermediate layer protein 1, with the translated sequence MVTVKGWILLLVLGATSVLGQRLLKPGLSRIQIGQKTFSPLVMLSLESTRSSSRRGDPTFAYARRGPLVQDTKRFLSPWSKWSECSAKCGQTGVQKRTRSCLAERLRGVHCNEATEEGRLCIGHVCSACNITCPMGRVNADCDACMCEDATLHGKVSLEDGSPAADARVYLQAKNLKLLTTADNRGMFRIPGVCPDGKNTLKIKKAKYATATVTVPESNRRNLAIQVQLQRSGKPYIFRSPEDKARRVGQSVSFCCDALGSPAPDRYLWYHNGSLLDPSLYKYKNNLILKNLKRDQSGDYFCKASSAGGSAKSQSAKLAVIGRQEAACNSQPQSHLIRLPHDCFQKETNSFYYDVGKCPAKTCAGKLDKGLRCKDNIAYCCGVSKMETRDISCNGYVLPTKVVVECGCKKCTETKITVRGRATAADNGEPLRFGHIYMGNKRVSMTGYKGTFSIHVPADTERLVLTFVDRLQKFVNTTKVLPFKENGGAVFHEIKLLRKKAPVTLESTETNVISLGEMEDDPIAELEIPPNAFYRKNGESYRGKVKASVTFLDPRNISTAAVTQSDLNFVDEEGDVFPLRTYGMFSVDFTDEQGTESLNAEEVKVHLDAAQVKMPEHLQEMKLWSLNPETGLWEEEGDFNLEKNRRRKREERTFLVGNMEIKERRLFNLDVPESRRCYVKVRAYRSERFLPSEQIQGVVISIINTEPQPGFSSNPRAWGRFDSVVTGPNGACVPAFCDEQNPEAYAAYILASMGGEELEAVPSAPKLNPNAIGVPQPYLNRLNYRRTDHEDSNTKKTAFSINMAKPSPNSPEDNNGPIYAYENLRECEEAPYSAAHFRFYRIEGDRYDYNTVPFSEDDLMSWTDDYLAWWPKPMEFRACYIKVKINGPQEVNVRSRNMGGTHPRTIGKLYGIRDVRSIRDSEQPNVSAACLEFKCSGMLFDQDRVDRTLVKVVPQGSCRRESVNSMLHEYLVNHLPMATNNDSSEYTMLAPLDPLGHNYGIYTVTDQDPRIAKEIALGRCFDGTSDGTSRTMKSNIGVGLTFTCSEKSTAEQSIFQSQRNSGQQSILILPGESPAYRRQPTSRRTTQGRIPVRSQRSPTY